A stretch of the Lolium perenne isolate Kyuss_39 chromosome 3, Kyuss_2.0, whole genome shotgun sequence genome encodes the following:
- the LOC127342638 gene encoding DEAD-box ATP-dependent RNA helicase 40 isoform X1 yields MSAPRYAPDDPSVPKPWRGLVDGTTGYLYYWNPDTNVTQYEKPLPPEALLPPPPPLPPPPPRARGRRSRSRSRSRTPPRRDNRDRDRDRDRRRHDEPNSKPAHHLPPAALVPTAAPDDPSAEAYRRRHEITVIGDNVPAPITAFDSGVIPSDILKEIQRAGFPSPTPIQAQSWPIALQNQDVVAIAKTGSGKTLGYLLPGFLHIKRLQNSTRSGPTVLVLAPTRELATQILEEAVKFGRSSRISSTCLYGGAPKGPQLRDLERGVDIVVATPGRLNDILEMRKISLKQVSYLVLDEADRMLDMGFEPQIRKIVRDIPSSRQTLMYTATWPKEVRRIADELLVHPVQVTIGSVDELVANKAITQHVEVITPSEKLRRLEQILRSHDSGSKILIFCTTKRMCDQLSRTLDRHFGAAAIHGDKSQNEREKVLSQFRSGRSPILVATDVAARGLDIKDIRVVINYDFPTGVEDYVHRIGRTGRAGATGLAYTFLCDQDSKYAADLIKILEGADQDVPPELMDMVSRGGRGRKRNKWATRSERGGGDSRYGGRLESGRGGRGKDDYGGRSRNDRGVSDGRSHRSGRGRSRSRSRSDSDRRSPSPKRRRHDVQTSRSRTRSRSRSRNRNRSRSRSRSRSRSRSYTRNRRASRSRSHSPGARRRTERRAGSGSARPDSGHVVEHKSSPKIEPSNDNRNHSDQKDDYHVHVEDEKMGKVDLDRSPSPQDDKSAPYSPVYNGKGRGSPNGHPVVDAKPVEVSVKPEPVSPPHRSKNREDDEEGMIDDEGEEGIIADDDHRASAAVQNGDAK; encoded by the exons ATGTCGGCCCCACGGTACGCGCCGGACGACCCGTCGGTGCCCAAGCCGTGGCGCGGCCTTGTCGACGGCACCACCGGCTACCTCTACTACTGGAACCCGGATACCAACGTCACCCAGTACGAGAAGCCCCTCCCCCCGGAAGCTCTGCTGCCGCCGCCCCCGCCGCTCCCGCCCCCGCCTCCGCGCGCCCGCGGCCGCCGATCTCGCTCCCGCTCCCGCTCCCGCACCCCGCCTCGCCGTGACAACAGGGACCGAGACAGAGACCGCGACCGCCGGCGCCACGACGAACCCAACTCCAAGCCGGCGCACCACCTTCCCCCTGCCGCCCTTGTTCCTACCGCCGCACCCGATGATCCGTCCGCCGAGGCATACCGCCGTCGCCACGAGATCACAGTCATC GGAGATAACGTGCCGGCTCCAATAACTGCGTTTGACTCTGGTGTCATCCCTTCGGATATACTCAAGGAG ATACAACGTGCTGGATTCCCAAGTCCGACGCCTATCCAAGCCCAGTCGTGGCCAATTGCCTTGCAGAATCAAGATGTTGTAGCTATTGCCAAGACAGGATCTGGGAAAACTCTTGGGTATCTGCTTCCTGGATTTTTGCATATAAAGCGTCTGCAGAACAGCACAAGGTCTGGCCCGACGGTGTTAGTTTTGGCACCTACCAGAGAGCTTGCAACACAGATTCTGGAAGAAGCTGTCAAATTTGGCAGATCATCTAGAATTTCTTCCACG TGCCTATATGGTGGCGCTCCTAAGGGTCCCCAGTTAAGAGATTTAGAAAGAGGGGTTGACATTGTTGTTGCAACACCTGGAAGGCTGAATGACATTCTAGAAATGCGGAAGATAAGCCTAAAGCAGGTCTCGTACCTTGTTCTAGACGAGGCTGACCGCATGTTGGACATGGGGTTTGAACCGCAAATACGAAAGATTGTGAGAGACATACCTTCTAGTCGGCAAACCCTTATGTACACTGCTACTTGGCCTAAGGAAGTCCGAAGAATTGCAGATGAGCTTCTTGTTCACCCTGTCCAGGTGACCattggaagtgtggacgagcttgTTGCTAATAAAGCTATTACTCAG CATGTGGAGGTGATCACTCCCTCAGAAAAGCTTCGGCGGCTGGAGCAGATATTGCGATCCCATGATTCAGGTTCAAAGATACTAATATTCTGTACCACCAAGAGAATGTGTGACCAACTCTCAAGGACACTCGATAGACATTTTGGAGCTGCTGCCATTCATGGCGACAAGTCTCAAAATGAAAGAGAGAAGGTTCTGAGTCAATTTCGATCTGGCCGATCTCCTATTTTGGTGGCAACAGATGTTGCGGCGCGTGGTTTAGACATCAAAGATATCAG GGTTGTGATCAACTATGACTTCCCCACTGGTGTTGAGGACTATGTCCACAGGATTGGAAGGACAGGGAGGGCTGGTGCCACTGGTTTGGCCTATACATTTCTGTGCGATCAGGATTCAAAATATGCGGCCGACCTTATTAAAATTCTGGAAGGGGCAGACCAAGATGTTCCTCCTGAACTAATGGACATGGTCTCTCGGGGCGGGCGTGGTAGGAAGCGTAACAAATGGGCAACTCGTTCTGAGAGGGGTGGTGGCGATTCAAGGTATGGTGGGAGGTTAGAGAGTGGTCGTGGTGGCCGTGGAAAGGATGATTACGGTGGCCGTAGCAG GAATGATCGTGGTGTATCTGACGGACGGTCTCACAGGTCTGGTAGAGGTCGCAGTAGAAGCCGTAGCAGGAGCGACAGTGATAGGCGTAGCCCAAGCCCAAAGAGGCGCCGCCATGATGTGCAGACTAGCCGAAGCAGAACTAGAAGTCGGAGCCGAAGCAGGAACAGGAACAGAAGCAGAAGCagaagcaggagcaggagcaggagcaggagttaCACTAGGAACCGTCGTGCCAGCCGCAGTAGGAGTCATAGCCCTGGTGCTAGACGTAGGACTGAAAGAAGGGCTGGCTCTGGATCTGCACGTCCTGACTCTGGCCATGTGGTGGAGCACAAAAGCTCACCCAAAATCGAGCCTTCAAATGATAATAGGAATCACTCTGACCAGAAAGATGACTATCACGTCCACGTGGAGGATGAGAAGATGGGAAAGGTTGATCTGGATCGCTCGCCCAGTCCGCAGGATGACAAATCTGCTCCGTACAGCCCTGTTTATAATGGCAAAGGCAGGGGCTCACCTAATGGTCACCCTGTGGTGGATGCCAAGCCTGTTGAAGTCTCTGTAAAGCCTGAACCTGTGTCTCCACCTCACCGCAGCAAGAACAGGGAGGATGACGAGGAAGGTATGATAGATGATGAGGGAGAGGAAGGTATAATAGCTGATGATGATCATCGGGCAAGTGCAGCTGTGCAGAATGGTGATGCTAAGTGA
- the LOC127342638 gene encoding DEAD-box ATP-dependent RNA helicase 40 isoform X2, translated as MNDPWPREPDSRDSVRAFSTSPCVHKSEDAFSFIQRAGFPSPTPIQAQSWPIALQNQDVVAIAKTGSGKTLGYLLPGFLHIKRLQNSTRSGPTVLVLAPTRELATQILEEAVKFGRSSRISSTCLYGGAPKGPQLRDLERGVDIVVATPGRLNDILEMRKISLKQVSYLVLDEADRMLDMGFEPQIRKIVRDIPSSRQTLMYTATWPKEVRRIADELLVHPVQVTIGSVDELVANKAITQHVEVITPSEKLRRLEQILRSHDSGSKILIFCTTKRMCDQLSRTLDRHFGAAAIHGDKSQNEREKVLSQFRSGRSPILVATDVAARGLDIKDIRVVINYDFPTGVEDYVHRIGRTGRAGATGLAYTFLCDQDSKYAADLIKILEGADQDVPPELMDMVSRGGRGRKRNKWATRSERGGGDSRYGGRLESGRGGRGKDDYGGRSRNDRGVSDGRSHRSGRGRSRSRSRSDSDRRSPSPKRRRHDVQTSRSRTRSRSRSRNRNRSRSRSRSRSRSRSYTRNRRASRSRSHSPGARRRTERRAGSGSARPDSGHVVEHKSSPKIEPSNDNRNHSDQKDDYHVHVEDEKMGKVDLDRSPSPQDDKSAPYSPVYNGKGRGSPNGHPVVDAKPVEVSVKPEPVSPPHRSKNREDDEEGMIDDEGEEGIIADDDHRASAAVQNGDAK; from the exons ATGAACGATCCATGGCCGAGGGAGCCTGACTCCAGGGATTCTGTTAGAGCCTTTTCTACTTCACCTTGCGTCCACAAGTCTGAGGATGCATTTTCTTTC ATACAACGTGCTGGATTCCCAAGTCCGACGCCTATCCAAGCCCAGTCGTGGCCAATTGCCTTGCAGAATCAAGATGTTGTAGCTATTGCCAAGACAGGATCTGGGAAAACTCTTGGGTATCTGCTTCCTGGATTTTTGCATATAAAGCGTCTGCAGAACAGCACAAGGTCTGGCCCGACGGTGTTAGTTTTGGCACCTACCAGAGAGCTTGCAACACAGATTCTGGAAGAAGCTGTCAAATTTGGCAGATCATCTAGAATTTCTTCCACG TGCCTATATGGTGGCGCTCCTAAGGGTCCCCAGTTAAGAGATTTAGAAAGAGGGGTTGACATTGTTGTTGCAACACCTGGAAGGCTGAATGACATTCTAGAAATGCGGAAGATAAGCCTAAAGCAGGTCTCGTACCTTGTTCTAGACGAGGCTGACCGCATGTTGGACATGGGGTTTGAACCGCAAATACGAAAGATTGTGAGAGACATACCTTCTAGTCGGCAAACCCTTATGTACACTGCTACTTGGCCTAAGGAAGTCCGAAGAATTGCAGATGAGCTTCTTGTTCACCCTGTCCAGGTGACCattggaagtgtggacgagcttgTTGCTAATAAAGCTATTACTCAG CATGTGGAGGTGATCACTCCCTCAGAAAAGCTTCGGCGGCTGGAGCAGATATTGCGATCCCATGATTCAGGTTCAAAGATACTAATATTCTGTACCACCAAGAGAATGTGTGACCAACTCTCAAGGACACTCGATAGACATTTTGGAGCTGCTGCCATTCATGGCGACAAGTCTCAAAATGAAAGAGAGAAGGTTCTGAGTCAATTTCGATCTGGCCGATCTCCTATTTTGGTGGCAACAGATGTTGCGGCGCGTGGTTTAGACATCAAAGATATCAG GGTTGTGATCAACTATGACTTCCCCACTGGTGTTGAGGACTATGTCCACAGGATTGGAAGGACAGGGAGGGCTGGTGCCACTGGTTTGGCCTATACATTTCTGTGCGATCAGGATTCAAAATATGCGGCCGACCTTATTAAAATTCTGGAAGGGGCAGACCAAGATGTTCCTCCTGAACTAATGGACATGGTCTCTCGGGGCGGGCGTGGTAGGAAGCGTAACAAATGGGCAACTCGTTCTGAGAGGGGTGGTGGCGATTCAAGGTATGGTGGGAGGTTAGAGAGTGGTCGTGGTGGCCGTGGAAAGGATGATTACGGTGGCCGTAGCAG GAATGATCGTGGTGTATCTGACGGACGGTCTCACAGGTCTGGTAGAGGTCGCAGTAGAAGCCGTAGCAGGAGCGACAGTGATAGGCGTAGCCCAAGCCCAAAGAGGCGCCGCCATGATGTGCAGACTAGCCGAAGCAGAACTAGAAGTCGGAGCCGAAGCAGGAACAGGAACAGAAGCAGAAGCagaagcaggagcaggagcaggagcaggagttaCACTAGGAACCGTCGTGCCAGCCGCAGTAGGAGTCATAGCCCTGGTGCTAGACGTAGGACTGAAAGAAGGGCTGGCTCTGGATCTGCACGTCCTGACTCTGGCCATGTGGTGGAGCACAAAAGCTCACCCAAAATCGAGCCTTCAAATGATAATAGGAATCACTCTGACCAGAAAGATGACTATCACGTCCACGTGGAGGATGAGAAGATGGGAAAGGTTGATCTGGATCGCTCGCCCAGTCCGCAGGATGACAAATCTGCTCCGTACAGCCCTGTTTATAATGGCAAAGGCAGGGGCTCACCTAATGGTCACCCTGTGGTGGATGCCAAGCCTGTTGAAGTCTCTGTAAAGCCTGAACCTGTGTCTCCACCTCACCGCAGCAAGAACAGGGAGGATGACGAGGAAGGTATGATAGATGATGAGGGAGAGGAAGGTATAATAGCTGATGATGATCATCGGGCAAGTGCAGCTGTGCAGAATGGTGATGCTAAGTGA
- the LOC127342639 gene encoding uncharacterized protein, whose protein sequence is MEPARRSAGGASSDGSLAAGSDADDDRYCSASSALGTPSSISTLRPSSDLWDHHMDLLLDDPIASFPKSHQLTRLHQSQAPSQQRSDPPAAAFARPELGSGRPDVPPRTDPAQVDILEESDLFDDMVQEMEQILLNSGEPHESGTSTDNRASNAHQNLHFRDGSTTASTSGTEDAYVYPLPRYPSKIDSVELVGAKQRTGDVSFGERMVGVKEYTVYLLKVRSGEDEWEVERRYREFYALYQQLKPFFSEKGLSLPPIWINVEKESSKIFGNASPDVVNGRSDLIQECLCSLLVSNYPFGTPAPLVNFLSPGTPAYEHSFLKTLIPRSLQRLSSDLHAKDSDCNGALHEDATLMGKTISLVVEDRPRKSTRQLLEFQHYNCAGCHRHLDAGRTLLQEFVQTIGWNKPRFCAYTGQLFCASCHTNDTAVLPARVLQHWDFSLYQVSQLAKAYLDSIYDQPMLCVSAVNPFLFAKVPALLNIMSIRKKIAAMLPCVQCPFRNSIFKGLGVRRYLLDGNDFFALRDLVDLSKGAFAALPVKVQTISNRILVHITEQCLVCYDAGIPCAARQACDDPLALIFPFQEDEATRCGSCGSIFHKQCFRKISDCPCGKTANTGTKIVALEQALDGGSNRMSTELIAHPSFSSSSGFFSGILSKARPDKIWKARNSSPVILMGSLQDTSM, encoded by the exons ATGGAACCAGCCCGGCGATCCGCCGGCGGTGCCTCGTCGGACGGATCCTTGGCGGCTGGATCGGACGCCGACGACGACAGGTACTGCAGCGCCAGCTCCGCGCTCGGGACGCCGAGCTCCATCTCtaccctccgcccctcctccgacTTGTGGGACCACCACATGGACCTCCTCCTCGACGACCCCATCGCCAGCTTCCCCAAGAGCCACCAGCTGACCCGCCTCCACCAATCGCAAGCGCCGTCGCAGCAGCGATCGGATCCTCCGGCCGCCGCTTTCGCAAGGCCGGAATTGGGTTCTGGTAGGCCGGATGTTCCGCCGCGCACTGATCCCGCCCAG GTGGACATCCTTGAGGAGAGTGATTTATTTGATGATATGGTTCAAGAGATGGAACAAATTTTACTCAATTCAGGGGAGCCCCATGAAAGTGGAACGTCTACAGACAACCGTGCAAgcaatgctcaccaaaatctgcaTTTCAGAGATGGCAGCACCACTGCATCTACTTCTGGTACAGAGGATGCATATGTATATCCCCTTCCTCGCTATCCTTCCAAAATTGATTCGGTAGAGCTTGTGGGGGCAAAGCAAAGAACAGGGGATGTTTCTTTTGGCGAGAGGATGGTTGGGGTCAAAGAGTACACTGTATACCTATTAAAAGTGAGGAGTGGCGAAGATGAATGGGAAGTTGAACGTCGATACCGTGAATTTTATGCACTTTATCAACAACTTAAGCCCTTCTTTTCTGAGAAAGGATTGAGTCTTCCACCCATATGGATAAATGTAGAAAAAGAGTCCAGTAAAATATTTGGGAATGCATCCCCAGATGTTGTCAATGGACGAAGTGATCTTATTCAAGAATGTTTATGTTCTTTGCTTGTCTCTAATTATCCCTTCGGAACACCAGCCCCTCTGGTTAATTTTTTGTCACCAGGGACACCCGCTTATGAACATAGCTTCTTAAAGACGCTTATTCCCCGATCTTTGCAAAGGCTGAGCAGCGATTTACATGCCAAAGATTCAGACTGCAATGGAGCTTTGCACGAAGATGCTACCTTGATGGGCAAGACAATATCACTTGTTGTGGAGGATAGGCCTCGTAAGTCGACTAGACAGTTGTTGGAGTTTCAACACTACAATTGTGCAGGATGCCATAGGCATTTGGATGCTGGACGAACATTGCTGCAAGAATTTGTACAAACTATTGGATGGAACAAGCCTCGGTTTTGTGCTTACACTGGCCAGTTATTTTGTGCTTCTTGTCACACAAATGATACTGCAGTTCTGCCAGCAAGAGTTTTGCAGCACTGGGATTTTTCTTTATATCAAGTTTCGCAGCTAGCAAAAGCGTATTTGGACTCCATTTATGACCAG CCTATGCTCTGTGTAAGTGCTGTCAACCCTTTCCTATTTGCTAAAGTGCCTGCTCTGCTTAATATCATGAGTATCCGGAAGAAAATAGCTGCCATGCTTCCTTGTGTTCAATGTCCTTTCCGGAACTCCATATTTAAAGGACTAGGAGTACGAAGATACCTTCTTGATGGGAATGACTTCTTTGCGCTCCGTGACCTTGTTGATCTATCAAAAGGTGCTTTTGCAG CACTTCCAGTTAAGGTGCAGACAATATCAAATAGGATACTTGTACACATTACAGAGCAATGCCTTGTGTGCTATGATGCTGGTATTCCTTGTGCTGCTCGACAAGCTTGTGATGATCCCCTGGCCCTTATTTTTCCATTTCAG GAGGATGAAGCTACAAGATGTGGCTCCTGTGGGTCAATCTTCCACAAACAATGCTTCAGGAAAATTAGTGATTGTCCCTGTGGTAAGACTGCTAACACAGGCACGAAAATCGTGGCACTGGAACAAGCACTAGATGGCGGCTCAAATAGGATGTCAACTGAGTTGATCGCGCACCCTTCTTTTTCTTCATCGTCAGGTTTTTTCTCTGGTATTCTTTCGAAAGCAAGGCCAGATAAGATTTGGAAAGCAAGAAACAGCAGTCCTGTAATTCTGATGGGTTCACTGCAAGATACGTCTATGTGA